TATTCTACGGGGCTGAGGAAAAGTGAGGCAACGGTCTTGAACATTCACgtgaagaattaagaaaataatttttaatcataattatCAGGATGCTCtggttaaacaaataaaataggatCTGAATTGTGCAAAGAGTGACCTCAATTCTCTGCTCTACTTTGTCATAAACctgatgttaaaatataaaataattattttaagaaattgaaacttTTGAAACTTTCAAGCTATTTTGTTTCAAGTGTTCTTATACAAGAAGTCACAACAGGAAGAAAGGTATAGATGCCATCAAATTAGATTACCAGAAAAATTCCCTCTATTGTACTTTATTTCATGTGACACATAAAGAAAACCCTGCACAAATATCCGTCTTTAATTTCTCTagtgtaaaaaaagaaacatattgtGCCTGGCAGAATGAAACAGATGAAATAGCTTgggtgcatttaaaaaaagaagaggggggTAGAAATCAGATGCGTACAATGAGCCTTCAAAGCCACTCCAGCAGTAgggataaataatttaataaactcAACTTCATATTCTTTTTATCTCCCCAGTGTAATaagcacatattaaaaaaataaaactttaaattcaTGAATACTTGTGAATAGAATAGCAGCCAGCAGAtaatgaaaaaacacaaaacaatatcTATGTGAGCATTTAACATGTGTGTGCATACGTATCCTCTAACAGATACATTTTTCCAGATGAAAGGTCACAATTGCTTAAATTTATGAACatgtaattcaaatttaaattaggttttttaaaacacagaaaccTTGCATTCCTACATTTCTCAACATAATAGAGCTCTTCTTTAACCTAATGAGGTGCCTATTTGCACATTACTTTGTGTGTCCCATATAAGTTATGTAGGTTTACAGATGGGACAATAAGTTACCAAGGAAATAGCACTTCAGGAAAAATTACTTTGCCATCGTTATTTTGAATGCTTGGAAGTGTTAAGGATTacaatgtttaattattttatattcattagtAGTCCTAAAATTTATGAGAATGGTGCGCTTGtgactttctccattttttttcataatagcaAATTTTAAATCAAGGCTGCCTagtaaactaaataaatgaaacgGAAAAGTCAAGTCGGTCAGACCTTAAAATCCCAAAAATCATTCAAATGTAAGCACCTCAAACTGTCACTAAATCCTGAGAttcttggggttttttccttcaattaGGTCAGTTTTCTTCAATTATCATTCTATTATTAGCTCATGTCAAAGATGTCTGCACAGCATACCAATGAAAACAATTAAGCATTTATATCCTAAAGCATGGGACACACATAAGCTTTCATTCTAGTACTAACTACTATGATTATGTTTATAGTAAACAAAATAATGCAAGTAAGACTGGTGTCATTAGAGTTGTTTTATGAAGTTttcacataagtaaataaattgattttacaTGTATTACACAATCATATAAAATAACTAGTTCAATAGGTCagatgatactttttaaaaattactataaaatagTTGCTCCCACAAAACAAGACTATCTCCAAAGCCTAGATGAAAATCAGCAGAATTACacaaaaatgtattatatattttaagttccTCTCCataggtcatttaaaaaaaaattaaggaatagaAAGCACACTCCTCAGAATAGTTTAATTTTCCCTTCAACAATGAGAGGTGTCTGAGATCACTGAAAGGATCAGCTACAGAAGGCAATTCATTTCACGTGTTCAGTGTAATAGACAATCACTGTGTTGCAGCAACAAGCAGTATTTGCGCTGGAGTATTATTCTAGGATGCCCAGTTCACCCACAGTGATAAGGGCGGGTGGGTAAATCCTATGTTATGTAAATCACTGTCAGCTCCCTGCACGAAGGGTGCTGAAGGAAGCAGCTCAGAAAACACTCCCAGCGTCCTTGAAACCCAATGACTTCACTTCTCTGCAACACTCTAGGACTAACGAGTTTCTTAGCCCTTTTCTCActatccatttttcttcctcaaagtGCAAATCGTTAGTGAAAAGGCCCTGGTTACACCAATTAGTTTGCACAAAGTGCTCTGGCGTTTAGCTTCGCTTTAACCCAATTAAGCTGCACAGTGAGTCCCGAAGATGCGCCACCTGCGCGCCTGGCTCCAGCGCGGCTGCCCGGCGCCCCTCGCGTCCTTCGAGTTAGACCCACCCGGACGGCCGCGCCACGGTCCCCCGAACGGCCCCGGGGCCTCCGCGTTCCAGGCTGCCTCCCGTCCTCGAAAATCGGGGGCAGGTTCTCCACCTAGCCACTCCGACCTGAACGCAAGGAAGAGCGCGCCCGGCGCAGGGGCCCGTGGCGGGCGACAAGAAAGCGAGGGCTCGGCCGCGACCGCACGTGGGCCCGGGCGGCAGCCAGGCGGAAAGGCGCGAGGACGGAGAACCTGGCCTGGAACGGAGTGGAAGAACCTGGGACACTAAGTAAGGTTTTAAAATAACCCATACGCACACACCAAAGCCTATGGGACATGGAGCAGAGAGAAGAAGGATCGGCCATGAGCGTAGAGCAGCGGGAGAGAGGGGACCAGCGGGAAGTACGCGGGACCTGCACTGGGTGGGGACAGAGGTGGCTTTTCCCCAGAGACCACGGCACATCTTCGCCTTCGTGGCCGCAGGTTCTCGGGCTTTGgtctgcctcctcttcctcctctttcaacTGCCACAAGGTAGCAGTGCGTTCACCCGCATCGCCGGCaaagtggggaggggctggcgggTGCGCCCAATCCCTGCTCCTAAGGGAATGGAAGGTTCTTGGGGAACAGAGTAGGTGGATGCCGTGAGTCCCGAATCTAGTGTACTGTTTTGAGCTAAACTGGAATCTACCGCTCTTGGATAACAAGAAAGTATGATGCTCTACCTGtgcaaagaagaagaagaaaaaaaaaaaaaaaaaatcaaaagcttgaGTAAAAAGTGGGAGCCCTGAACAAGATCTTGTTACAAGTGTCTCTGAAAGAAAGTGCCTACAAAACTGTTCCAGAAATTATAGGATTTTGCTGGAAATATTCTTAATTTGAAAGAGATGGCATATAAATTAAaggtaagaaatttaaaatttgccCAGGTTTAAAAACCACTACAGAACCCCTAAGTAGTATTTCTTCCATTTCCTGCACATTAaggacacagggaaaaaaatgttctacATAAATCCATCCCCCCCCCTTCAAGGTTCCCAAATTTAGAAATACTGATTTCtttcaaagttttcaaaaatgatatttaaatttaaaacccCGGATGActgcaaattaattttcttttaaaatcttaaccACTTCCCTAATCAAGTCACATGAAATAGTATAAAACTAGAAGTCTACTGTCAGGTGACCATAAAGGACCTTCAGGAGAGGAGATATATCCTTAATTATATATCTGTAAACAAGACAGAAACCATAAATCTGCAAATTTTCAGGACAGATATCTGCCAGTGTTAGATTATCTCTCTTGAATTTTCACAGATTAAAATACATCTTATTGTAAACTCACAGTAGAATACTCTCTCAATCACAGAGATggtttatttcacaaatatttctgcCAATGCTTACTAAACTTAGTGTCCTGGTTATAATGTTGGGCAAAGTACAAAGAGGACTGCAGATGGGGGAAGGGGGTGcactgaacatttaaaaaatatcctaaCTTAAACTGGGGTAGACAACATCTAACAGCAAtcattttcagattcctttcaaCAACTGCAAATGAGGAAAAACCATAGGTAAAACACtgcataacattaaaaaaaatcattctaacaTAGGAACATCCAGAAAATTACATAGGTGTTAGTCCATCTAAAGCCAACTTGCATATACATGAAAGGGCAAACTCCAACCTGCAATCAAAAAGACCTCGAGGATTAATGGGCATTAATTATCTTACTCTAAATGCAAGTTAGTGACTTTTGTCTTAGAAAACCCCATCTAGTTCACCAATTGATGGATGACCATTAGTACACCTATATTTGCATTTCCTCCGTAAAAAGACAAGCAGGGTTTTCAAGCACAGAAGAGAACCACTTTGCCAAGTCTTTTCAAAACGTCAATATGCTTCAATTAATACCAAGGCTGAGAGATTCCTCTTGATTTCCAAAACTGTCTAGGTGGCCTGGGTGGTTTTTTGCCCGGAAGCAGCCTCCTACCTTTAGTTTCTGTGCCTATATCCATGAGGAGGGATTAATTAGCCGGGCTGGAGCTGACGGAGGCTGTCGTGACGAGCCCAGTGGCGATTGGCCGCCAGCCTGCCTGGCCCTGCCTTTATAATTTCCACACGAGTGCATCTGGGCTCTTAGACAAACCAACAGCAGCTTCTtctgacatatacacacgcacacgcaccCCCGGCACACACTCAGCACACTTTTCCTCCATCTGATTAACAGTCCTGCACACACCATGATTACGGGGAAAGCGTAAATAAATACGGAAAGGGTTGATTATTTTGACTACTGGAAGAGCTTTGCTGGGTCTCCGCgcaacttttgtttttattactgagAAGGTGATCTCCCCATGCGTTTCTCTCACACAAGGATTctttaaaagaggaagagagacagagagaggggggAGAACAACCTTTCACTTTAAGATCGGCTGGGCTCAAAGataaaaggaaggggaaagcGGCGCTAGCAATCCACCGCTGCAGCACTTCGGAAAGACGTTGCTGATACATTTCTGAGCGCGGCGGCCCGTTTCTCCACCGAAGTTGGCTCCAGCTCTAGCAGCCGCATTGGATCCCACAGCTTACTGCGAGACTCCGGTGTACAATCCGGATCTCTGCCCCAACATGATCGCGGCCCAGGCCAAGCTGGTCTACCATCTGAATAAATATTACAACGAAAAATGCCAAGCCAGGAAAGCTGCCATTGCCAAAACTATCCGGGAAGTCTGCAAAGTAGTTTCCGACGTCCTGAAGGAGGTGGAAGTGCAGGAGCCCCGGTTCATCAGCTCTCTCAACGAGATGGACAATCGCTACGAGGGCCTCGAGGTCATCTCCCCCACCGAATTTGAAGTGGTGCTTTACCTGAATCAAATGGGGGTGTTCAACTTTGTGGACGACGGCTCGCTGCCCGGCTGCGCCGTGTTGAAGTTGAGCGACGGGCGCAAGAGGAGCATGTCCCTCTGGGTGGAATTCATTACCGCCTCCGGCTACCTCTCGGCGCGCAAAATCCGGTCCAGGTTTCAGACGCTGGTGGCTCAAGCGGTAGACAAATGTAGCTACAGGGATGTGGTAAAGATGGTGGCAGACACCAGCGAAGTGAAACTGAGAATCCGGGATAGGTACGTGGTGCAGATCACCCCGGCTTTTAAGTGCACCGGGATCTGGCCCAGGAGTGCTGCCCACTGGCCACTTCCCCACATCCCCTGGCCGGGACCCAACCGGGTGGCGGAGGTCAAAGCGGAAGGGTTCAATCTCTTGTCCAAGGAGTGCCACTCCCTGGCCGGCAAGCAGAGCTCGGCCGAGAGCGACGCCTGGGTGCTGCAGTTCGCGGAGGCTGAGAACAGACTGCAGATGGGGGGCTGCAGGAAGAAATGCCTCTCCATCCTCAAAACCTTAAGGGATCGTCACCTTGAACTGCCAGGCCAGCCCCTGAACAATTACCACATGAAGACTCTGGTTTCCTATGAGTGTGAAAAACATCCCCGGGAGTCGGACTGGGACGAGTCTTGTCTGGGTGATCGGCTTAACGGGATTTTGCTGCAACTTATCTCCTGCCTGCAGTGCCGGCGGTGTCCTCACTACTTCCTACCGAACTTAGATCTGTTTCAAGGCAAACCTCACTCGGCTCTCGAGAACGCTGCCAAACAAACGTGGCGACTGGCAAGAGAGATCCTGACCAACCCGAAAAGTTTGGAAAAACTTTAGAGGACAATTTAATCAAGAGCCGAAATGTGATTATACTATTCTTAAAGTTCATTGTGTAAACTTCCTGTTCGATTACTATCTAATATTCCACTCGACAGTGCAAACAATCTCTTCCTTAAAAAGGAGTACTAACACAACCTTTAGGCATCATCTCACCCCtccaaggagagaaaaagaagcaggGAAAGCAGATGGAGAAAACCCCAAACCCACAAGTATTAGACTTCTTTACAAAGGATTTCATATCTCCCTTGAAAAGTACACAGTAACACCCGGAAAACAGCCTGGCTGTAATGCAAGACCACAGTGAACACTGCCTAACTATCAAAGGATTATAGCAATCCTGGTGATTTAGGTGCATCTGGCTGTGAGTAAACACGATTTGGATATGCCATCTGAAGCAAAgtgtaatgtatattttaatttgtaacaAATATTGTGATCTCACATTGTCTTTGAAAATGTGGATGTTGGTGTTTTGTGATTTGGTGAACAGAAGTTAAATTGCCATTTTGGATACTTCCAGACATTTTCCACTAACAAAGATATAATTTAAAGGTAGATTTTCTCCTGGTACTTTTATCTGTCTTTGAAAGTGTCTGAACtttaaaaagtttacattttgtttcaaatatattGCTTGTTCTATTTCTAACATTCCATAAATATACttgaaatgttatttaaatatattcaaagaaatttgAATTCAGCTTATATAATAACGCTTGAATATctgaattatatatttgaaaaatgcaCTTGAAATACACTGGATAATTACTTTTGTGatttagattttaatttctgttgctggtttttatttaattagaagctaataaatgaagtaaaataaaagtgtTGTGTCTCACTTTAAATTGTTTTCCTGTCAAAAGATGTAATGCTTCATTCTGAAAACTGAACTCacttgaatattttaaacatttcgaaaaataataaaataattaaaaataaaaccttaaaatacTGGAGAAAAGCTTTTTGTATAGCTGCAGAATACAGTGATCTACTGtcagtttctgacttacttatgAGGCTAGTCCATTCTACAACAGACACATTTTAAACCTACCTTTGAAAGCTTGCTCTTCTGGGTTAATATTTCAGAAGAATTTTTCATAATATAAGGATGAAATATGTCATGACAGTCAAGGTTGCTGAGTTCAAAATCAGACTAACTCAGAGAAAATGAACTTAACAAAATCCTAATAAAACTTTTGAAATTTGTATATGAAAACTAACTATGctcataaaatgaagataatttctGACCTATTTTATGTCAAACCTTATTTTATGCAGTAAGGGTGCCACTGGCAGAATAAATGAATCAGAAATCCAACATTACTTTTTACTTCATAGGGCAAGCCCATGATAAAAGCATAAGGACaaaactttaaattatttaaaatcaaaaacactacattcaaacattttcaaaattccattcttttggAACTAGAAGTAAAAGAAGTCCTGTGACCATCCTTCAGAGGATTTTAAGAGTCAACAAGTGCGGGGGAGGGCTCATCACCTATGGGCCTTAAGGTAGTTAGTTAATTCAGGTGCGGGTAAGTTTTAGACTTTCAATTGCTATTCTACAAGCAGTGTTTTATAATGCTTTACTTCTATagataaattaaatgtaaataataaagtCCTGGATTTATGGGAGCATTTGTCTTTCGGTTTTTTAGAACAACTgcctctgaaaaatattttaaaggaagctCTTTGTAAAATGATGCTTGATTATCTAGTATGACACTTGTGTTCTTGAATTCCTAGCCTCAGGAAAAAAGTTTACAAATTGCACAATaacataaaagttaaaacaacaataacattAATCTCAGAATAAACTGTGGAGGTACAGAGCTGCTGAATACTcaggttttaaaatttacaacataagatataataaacaaatatttatgctTTTCAAATTATCCAAATATATATTGCCTGGCACTACACCAACAGAAGAATACAAACTAAACATCTGAGTGCCAGTATATACTatgcacacacattttaaatcaaaactTCTCAGAGAatctatttctcttcctcttaaaTTCACATATAAAACCCATTCCTATTTCAGGAGATGAAAACTGGATGTAATAATGGAGATGAATTTATATCTAAATGCCCTCCCTAGTTTTCTTACAATCTGTTAATGAATTATTATTCATATTGCAATGCGCacttttggaaattaaaagtgATCTTAGAAAGAAATGTCATGAGACCTTTCCCAGTCTTCCCAGGGAGCCTGAGATGCTGTACCCCAAGGATATGGGAGCAATTGGCTTCACTACCAAATCTGCCGAAGTACACACAAAGGCACTTATAGAGAGACTGTTAAAATGTGCATGTTCtggttttatatatacacacgatttaaaattgttatatatattcttcaATCCCATAAAATAGAGCATgtgttatttcattcatttcattttctatgaGAAGGATGGGaatgtgttcccctcccccactgtcatTTAAAACCAAGCAAAATTGAAAACCACTTCCTGCCACAAAGCCACCAGTACTGTACAGGGAATCACTTTAACTCACTTTCGTGTCGATCTTCTTGAAGGCAGGATCATCCTCATCTACCTCGAAGTAGATTTCTGTCGTGGTGATGGAGAGGGTCCCCTTAGCCACCACCACAGGAGCGATGAGCTGGGCAGgagagctgagaaccactgggccTGAAAGAGAGGGCACGGGAATCAGGCTGCGCCCTCGGTGCCCCTCTGCCGCTCCCTCGCTCCCGCTCCCTCCCGCAAGGGTaccaaaggtttttatttttaaagatgcacTGAAAAAATAGTGTTTGTATTATGCGGCAAGCGCCTTTCATGTTAGATAGGTCTGCTTAGCTTTTACACATTACCTTATAACGATACTACAGATAAACAACTCTGTAAAAACCCAAGAGGTCAGAATATCGAATAAGCGACCCTCAAGAAACGAGTTTGCAACCTCTGTCTAGAAATCCTACATGTTTAGGGAGGCGCTGACATTAACCAACTTAAAAGCGCAGAACGGACTCTCTTCAGGCCCCGATTCTCCACTGAGCACCAACGGCGCGTTCCGAGAGACGCTCTGGGCAGTCAGCACTGTCCCCAAGACCAGCCATCGTATAAATTCCGTCCACTGGGCAGCAGCGTCCGCCTAGGATGGGCGGGAGGACGTGAAGGGGTATAGGGTCTAATATATAAATTCCACTGCGCTAACGGGTTTGCATCCTAAGGCGCACCGCACACGGAGATATGCGGAAACACGGACGCTATTTTCTTTCatgcagagaagaaggaaaattgtgcCAGTGATTTTTCTCAAAGAGAATGTCGAAAATGATGAAACTGTAAGACACTTGAACAAAACAATTCTCAGAAAAGCCTCTGAAAAGTGCTGTTTCTCAACTTTTGGGACTAGTGAAACTA
This genomic window from Hippopotamus amphibius kiboko isolate mHipAmp2 chromosome 14, mHipAmp2.hap2, whole genome shotgun sequence contains:
- the MAB21L1 gene encoding putative nucleotidyltransferase MAB21L1; its protein translation is MIAAQAKLVYHLNKYYNEKCQARKAAIAKTIREVCKVVSDVLKEVEVQEPRFISSLNEMDNRYEGLEVISPTEFEVVLYLNQMGVFNFVDDGSLPGCAVLKLSDGRKRSMSLWVEFITASGYLSARKIRSRFQTLVAQAVDKCSYRDVVKMVADTSEVKLRIRDRYVVQITPAFKCTGIWPRSAAHWPLPHIPWPGPNRVAEVKAEGFNLLSKECHSLAGKQSSAESDAWVLQFAEAENRLQMGGCRKKCLSILKTLRDRHLELPGQPLNNYHMKTLVSYECEKHPRESDWDESCLGDRLNGILLQLISCLQCRRCPHYFLPNLDLFQGKPHSALENAAKQTWRLAREILTNPKSLEKL